A window of the Candidatus Zymogenaceae bacterium genome harbors these coding sequences:
- a CDS encoding exo-alpha-sialidase has protein sequence MAVKKILTVLKWVCIGLLTIIVLFGLLVAYWYLRPNRSVVDGDVVTDVYPIAADEFHNSNTDMIYWSDAFYLIHARAPFHFASDTTVLVLLRSEDARTWEEIATFQNPGEDIRDPKLAVINDRLFMYCLKNRDFSAEPYTTAVTSSVDGVAWEPLVDIEHEGWLFWRPKTPDGGKTWYCPAYWHEHGKSALFKSTDGVTWEFVSQIYEGDVNDETAIVFLPDGRILATARLEVGGYLFGDNDGNTLISVSEPPYVEWTENHSTVTRFDGPLLFYRHGFVLGVGRFHTGPKLILNNTGSILGKKRTSLFLVREDHMVRLTDLPSTGDTSYPGLVIRGDTAYVCYYTSSVNRDYPWILGMLSPSDIMMAVIDLEAAERLAESKMELAD, from the coding sequence ATGGCAGTAAAGAAAATCCTCACGGTGCTCAAGTGGGTCTGCATCGGTCTTCTAACGATCATCGTGCTCTTCGGTCTGCTCGTCGCCTACTGGTATCTCCGTCCCAACCGGTCGGTGGTCGACGGAGACGTCGTGACGGACGTCTACCCGATAGCGGCCGACGAGTTTCACAACTCCAATACCGACATGATTTACTGGAGCGACGCCTTCTACCTGATCCACGCCCGGGCGCCGTTCCACTTCGCCAGCGACACCACCGTGCTGGTGCTGCTCCGCTCGGAAGACGCCCGCACCTGGGAGGAGATCGCAACGTTTCAGAACCCGGGTGAGGACATCCGGGACCCGAAGCTCGCGGTCATCAATGACCGCCTCTTCATGTACTGCCTGAAAAACCGGGATTTCAGCGCCGAGCCCTACACCACGGCGGTCACATCCAGCGTCGACGGCGTTGCCTGGGAGCCGTTGGTGGACATCGAGCACGAGGGATGGCTCTTCTGGAGGCCCAAGACCCCGGATGGGGGGAAAACCTGGTACTGCCCCGCGTACTGGCACGAGCATGGAAAATCCGCCCTGTTTAAATCCACCGACGGCGTCACATGGGAGTTCGTCTCCCAGATTTACGAGGGCGACGTCAACGACGAGACCGCCATCGTGTTCCTGCCCGACGGCCGCATTCTGGCCACCGCCCGCCTGGAAGTGGGTGGATACCTCTTCGGGGATAATGACGGCAATACGCTGATTTCCGTCTCGGAGCCGCCCTATGTGGAGTGGACCGAGAACCACAGCACGGTCACCCGGTTCGACGGCCCCCTGCTTTTTTATCGTCACGGGTTCGTCCTCGGCGTGGGAAGGTTCCACACCGGTCCGAAGCTCATCCTCAACAACACCGGCAGCATCCTGGGTAAAAAGCGGACCTCCCTGTTTCTGGTGCGGGAGGACCACATGGTCCGCCTCACCGATTTGCCCAGCACCGGCGACACCTCGTATCCGGGCCTCGTCATACGGGGCGACACCGCCTACGTCTGCTACTACACCAGCTCCGTCAACCGGGATTACCCATGGATTCTCGGCATGCTTTCGCCCTCGGACATCATGATGGCCGTCATCGACCTGGAGGCGGCGGAACGTCTGGCGGAGTCAAAGATGGAGCTTGCCGATTAG
- a CDS encoding WG repeat-containing protein, whose protein sequence is MISMVIVLGALLGGAYAEREPFAGPEFAIEPQFDYAGTFREGLAVVKVGGEIDGLYGYINMSGDFVIEPQFDDARICSEGVCTVRVRDKWGYKKTRSNKHSSSGARSYFYSLLTTIPQP, encoded by the coding sequence ATGATTTCAATGGTGATCGTGCTGGGGGCCCTGCTCGGCGGCGCGTATGCCGAGCGGGAACCTTTTGCAGGACCGGAGTTCGCCATTGAGCCTCAGTTTGATTACGCCGGTACATTTCGTGAAGGTCTGGCCGTCGTGAAAGTGGGGGGGGAAATTGACGGCTTATACGGTTATATCAATATGAGCGGAGATTTCGTCATAGAACCGCAATTTGACGACGCACGCATATGCTCGGAAGGCGTGTGTACTGTGAGGGTTCGTGACAAGTGGGGATACAAAAAAACCCGCTCCAATAAGCATTCCTCTTCCGGTGCGCGTTCTTACTTTTACTCCTTGCTGACGACAATTCCACAGCCATGA